A single region of the Winslowiella toletana genome encodes:
- the xdhB gene encoding xanthine dehydrogenase molybdopterin binding subunit, with translation MSRNRPALNETLTEQQYLAAMQTGVGRSNKHESAEKHVCGAAAYIDDRLEFPGQLHICPRLSEHAHARIISIDTAPCYAIPGVVRVLGWQDVPGDGDIGPLEPGDPLLAKDRVDYFGQVILAVVAETPQAARKAAQAAIIEYQELTPLLDVRQALEQRSYVQQPHIHQRGDAEAALARAPHRLSGEFHIGGQEHFYLETQIAMVVPGEDRALRVFSSTQNPTEVQKLVASVMGISMNKVTIDMRRMGGGFGGKETQAAGVACLCAVAAALTGRPVKMRLARRDDMQITGKRHPFYVRYDVGYDDAGRFCGVKIDLAANCGYSLDLSGSIVDRAMFHADNAYYLGDALITGYRCRTNTASNTAYRGFGGPQGMVAIEQIMDHIARERGLDPLDIRKRNYYGKLQRNITHYHQQVEDNLLEEITAQLEQSAGYQARRAEISAFNASSRFIKRGLALTPVKFGISFTSSFLNQAGALILIYSDGTVQLNHGGTEMGQGLNTKVAQIVAEVLQIDIDQIEITATDTGKVPNTSPTAASSGTDLNGKAAQNAAEILRERMTSMLCQLHHCTPDAVSFRNGIVKVADKHFSFAEVSQMAWLNQVPLSATGYYKVPGIHYDREAGRGKPFYYFAYGAACAEVVIDTLTGEYRLLRADILHDVGASLNPAIDIGQIEGGFVQGMGWLTCEELVWNDQGRLMTDGPASYKIPAITDVPADMRVTLLENRKNPQDTVFHSKAVGEPPFMLGISVWCALQDAVASVAGYRQHPLMDSPATPERVWRAASQLAGGADDLP, from the coding sequence ATGTCTCGTAATCGTCCTGCACTTAATGAAACATTGACTGAACAGCAGTATCTGGCGGCCATGCAAACTGGCGTTGGTCGCAGCAATAAGCATGAAAGTGCAGAAAAACACGTCTGCGGCGCAGCAGCTTATATCGACGATCGGCTGGAGTTTCCCGGCCAGTTGCATATCTGTCCACGGCTCAGTGAGCATGCCCACGCGCGCATCATCAGCATTGATACCGCCCCCTGTTATGCCATTCCCGGCGTGGTGCGGGTGCTTGGCTGGCAGGATGTGCCGGGCGATGGCGATATCGGCCCGCTGGAGCCGGGCGACCCGCTGCTGGCTAAAGATCGGGTGGATTATTTTGGTCAGGTGATTCTGGCGGTGGTGGCCGAAACCCCGCAGGCGGCACGTAAGGCGGCGCAGGCCGCGATTATTGAGTATCAGGAGCTGACGCCGCTGCTGGATGTCCGGCAGGCACTGGAGCAGCGCAGTTATGTTCAGCAGCCGCATATTCACCAGCGCGGCGATGCAGAGGCGGCACTGGCCCGTGCACCACATCGTCTCAGCGGTGAGTTTCATATTGGCGGTCAGGAGCATTTTTATCTGGAAACCCAGATTGCCATGGTGGTGCCCGGCGAAGATCGCGCACTGCGGGTGTTTTCATCCACGCAGAACCCGACCGAAGTGCAGAAACTGGTGGCCTCAGTGATGGGCATCAGCATGAACAAAGTTACCATCGATATGCGGCGAATGGGTGGAGGATTTGGCGGTAAAGAGACGCAGGCGGCGGGCGTTGCCTGCCTGTGTGCCGTCGCGGCAGCGTTAACCGGTCGGCCGGTTAAAATGCGCCTGGCGCGCCGCGATGATATGCAGATTACCGGCAAGCGTCATCCGTTCTATGTTCGTTACGACGTCGGATATGACGACGCTGGCCGATTCTGCGGGGTAAAAATTGATTTGGCGGCAAACTGCGGCTATTCGCTCGATCTCTCCGGCTCGATTGTTGACCGCGCGATGTTTCATGCCGATAACGCCTATTACCTCGGTGATGCGCTAATCACCGGCTACCGCTGCCGCACCAATACCGCCTCCAATACTGCCTATCGTGGTTTTGGCGGCCCACAAGGCATGGTGGCGATTGAGCAGATTATGGATCATATTGCCCGTGAGCGCGGTCTTGATCCGCTGGATATTCGCAAGCGTAACTATTACGGCAAACTACAGCGCAATATTACCCATTATCACCAGCAGGTTGAGGATAATCTGCTGGAAGAGATCACCGCACAACTGGAGCAGAGTGCCGGTTATCAGGCGCGTCGCGCCGAAATCAGTGCTTTTAACGCCAGCAGTCGCTTTATTAAGCGCGGTCTGGCGCTAACGCCGGTTAAATTCGGCATCTCTTTTACCTCCAGCTTTCTTAACCAGGCTGGGGCGTTGATCCTGATCTACAGCGACGGCACGGTACAGCTCAATCATGGCGGTACTGAAATGGGCCAGGGGCTGAATACTAAAGTGGCGCAAATTGTTGCTGAGGTGCTGCAAATCGATATCGACCAGATTGAAATCACCGCCACTGATACCGGTAAAGTGCCGAACACCTCACCGACTGCCGCCTCAAGCGGTACTGATCTGAATGGAAAAGCGGCGCAAAATGCGGCAGAAATTCTGCGCGAACGCATGACTTCGATGCTGTGTCAGTTACATCACTGCACGCCTGACGCGGTCAGCTTCCGCAACGGCATTGTCAAAGTTGCTGATAAGCACTTTAGCTTCGCAGAGGTGTCGCAGATGGCGTGGCTGAATCAGGTGCCGCTGTCGGCCACCGGTTATTATAAGGTGCCGGGTATTCACTACGATCGAGAGGCCGGACGCGGAAAGCCCTTTTACTACTTTGCTTATGGCGCTGCCTGTGCGGAAGTGGTGATCGACACGCTGACCGGTGAATATCGCCTGTTGCGCGCCGATATCCTGCATGACGTTGGCGCTTCGCTGAATCCGGCAATTGATATCGGGCAGATTGAGGGCGGATTTGTGCAGGGGATGGGCTGGCTGACCTGTGAAGAACTGGTCTGGAATGACCAGGGCAGGCTGATGACCGATGGGCCAGCCAGTTATAAGATTCCGGCGATTACTGATGTTCCGGCTGATATGCGCGTGACGCTGCTGGAAAACCGTAAGAATCCGCAAGATACCGTTTTTCATTCCAAAGCGGTGGGCGAACCTCCGTTTATGCTGGGAATCTCTGTGTGGTGCGCGCTACAGGACGCCGTTGCCAGTGTGGCCGGGTATCGCCAGCATCCGTTAATGGATTCGCCAGCCACGCCGGAGCGGGTATGGCGCGCCGCCAGTCAGCTGGCAGGAGGCGCAGATGATCTACCATGA
- the xdhC gene encoding xanthine dehydrogenase accessory protein XdhC: MIYHDWIAVLGELREKREPCVLITVLDEKGSVPRDRGSKMVVTRERSYLTIGGGHLEFSCIGQARDLLSRGQQTPHTEQFALGARLGQCCGGMTTILFEPLMQQQPQIAVFGAGHVGQALVSLLSTLPCHIHWIDEREGQFNLVPPGVTVCQAEDPRDQVQAMPVGSYFIVMTHHHPRDLELCEAILRRGDYRYFGVIGSATKRQRFEYRLEGKGFSRQQLNTMRCPMGLPDVKGKLPAEIAVAVAAEIIAVYQQN; encoded by the coding sequence ATGATCTACCATGACTGGATCGCTGTTCTTGGTGAGCTGCGGGAAAAGCGCGAACCCTGCGTGCTGATTACCGTACTGGATGAGAAAGGCTCAGTACCGCGCGATCGCGGCAGCAAAATGGTGGTGACGCGTGAACGCAGTTATCTCACCATCGGCGGCGGGCATCTTGAATTCAGCTGCATCGGGCAGGCACGTGACCTGTTGAGCCGCGGCCAGCAAACGCCACACACCGAGCAGTTTGCCCTCGGTGCACGGCTTGGGCAATGCTGCGGCGGAATGACTACCATTCTGTTCGAACCGCTAATGCAGCAACAGCCGCAAATCGCGGTTTTTGGCGCAGGGCACGTCGGACAAGCGCTGGTTAGCTTGCTGTCGACGTTACCCTGTCACATTCACTGGATAGATGAACGCGAAGGGCAGTTTAATCTGGTGCCGCCCGGTGTTACTGTTTGTCAGGCAGAAGATCCGCGCGATCAGGTGCAGGCGATGCCAGTCGGCAGTTATTTTATTGTTATGACCCATCATCATCCGCGCGATCTGGAGCTGTGCGAAGCCATTTTACGCCGTGGTGACTATCGCTACTTCGGCGTAATCGGTTCGGCCACCAAGCGTCAGCGCTTTGAATACCGGCTGGAGGGTAAAGGTTTCAGTCGCCAGCAGCTGAACACCATGCGCTGTCCAATGGGGCTACCGGATGTAAAAGGAAAACTGCCAGCAGAGATTGCCGTCGCGGTAGCTGCAGAAATTATTGCGGTGTATCAGCAAAATTAG
- the dcp gene encoding peptidyl-dipeptidase Dcp, with protein sequence MAQAVEESKKEQTAMPGEQNPFSQPSDLAFQTPNFNRINDQDYLPAIEAGIRQKREEVQRIADNPAAPTFENTYEALEKSGLMLRRVTNVFSAMTAANTNDRLQKIDEQTAPLLAALDDEIKLNSKLFARLDRVYQQRDTLQLSAEARRLVEVSWQAFKLSGATLSEQQKTQLKALNQEAATLSTRFTNRLLAATKSGALVLADKAQLEGLSAGELAAASEAASQRGLQDRWLLALQNTTQQPDLQILSQRATREALFNASWLRAEKGDDNDTRQLIARLAKVRAGQAQLLGFKTYAEWKLQDQMAKTPDAALSFMREIVPAATARARREAADIQAVIDKQQGNFKLAPWDWAFYAEQVRRTKYDLDESQIKPYFELNNVLQNGVFYAATQLYGITFKQRDDLPVYHPDVKVYEVFDEDGRSIALFYADFFKRDNKGGGAWMGNFVEQSKLLGSKPVIYNVSNISKPVAGQPALLSWDEVITLFHEFGHALHGIFADQQYPGLSGTETPRDFVEFPSQFNEHWASDEQVFKHFARHYQSNEPMPQALHDKIIKANKFNKGYDMTELLSAALLDMHWHSLTANEPLQDVDNFEQSALKQDNIDLSEVPPRYRSSYFQHIWGNGYAAGYYAYLWTQMLADDGFEWFREHGGLTRENGQRFRDMILSRGNSSDLRQLYHDWRGQEPQIEPMLINRGLK encoded by the coding sequence ATGGCGCAGGCGGTGGAAGAGAGTAAAAAGGAGCAAACGGCAATGCCCGGCGAACAAAATCCATTCAGTCAACCCAGTGATTTAGCGTTTCAGACCCCTAATTTTAACCGTATTAACGACCAGGATTACCTGCCAGCAATAGAAGCCGGCATCAGGCAAAAGCGCGAGGAAGTACAGCGCATTGCAGATAATCCGGCAGCGCCAACCTTTGAGAATACCTATGAAGCGCTGGAGAAGAGTGGCCTGATGTTAAGGCGCGTAACCAACGTTTTCAGCGCCATGACTGCCGCCAATACTAACGATCGGCTGCAAAAAATTGATGAACAGACTGCACCGCTGTTGGCGGCGCTGGATGATGAGATCAAGCTCAACAGCAAACTGTTCGCCCGACTCGATCGGGTTTACCAGCAGCGCGATACGCTTCAGCTGTCAGCCGAGGCGCGTCGCCTGGTAGAGGTCAGCTGGCAGGCTTTTAAGCTGTCCGGCGCCACACTCTCCGAACAGCAAAAGACCCAGCTGAAAGCACTGAATCAGGAAGCCGCCACGCTCAGCACCCGCTTTACCAACCGTCTGCTGGCGGCGACCAAATCCGGCGCGTTAGTGCTGGCCGATAAAGCTCAGCTGGAGGGGTTAAGCGCCGGTGAACTGGCTGCGGCATCTGAGGCGGCCAGCCAGCGTGGCCTGCAGGATCGCTGGTTACTGGCGCTGCAAAACACCACGCAACAGCCCGACCTACAAATCCTCAGCCAGCGTGCGACGCGGGAAGCGTTGTTTAACGCCTCGTGGTTACGGGCAGAAAAGGGCGATGATAACGATACGCGTCAGCTGATTGCTCGCCTGGCGAAGGTGCGCGCCGGGCAGGCGCAACTGCTGGGCTTCAAAACCTACGCCGAGTGGAAATTACAGGATCAAATGGCGAAAACGCCGGATGCCGCGCTGAGTTTTATGCGTGAGATTGTGCCAGCAGCTACCGCCCGCGCCAGGCGTGAAGCGGCGGATATTCAGGCGGTGATCGATAAACAGCAGGGCAATTTTAAACTTGCTCCGTGGGACTGGGCTTTCTACGCCGAACAGGTGCGCCGCACCAAATACGATCTGGATGAATCGCAAATTAAGCCGTATTTCGAGCTGAATAACGTGCTGCAAAACGGTGTGTTCTATGCGGCGACCCAACTTTACGGCATCACCTTTAAACAGCGCGACGATCTGCCGGTTTATCATCCGGACGTCAAAGTGTATGAGGTGTTTGACGAAGATGGCCGCTCTATTGCGCTGTTCTATGCCGATTTCTTTAAGCGCGATAATAAAGGCGGCGGTGCCTGGATGGGCAATTTTGTCGAGCAGTCAAAACTGTTGGGCAGCAAACCGGTGATTTATAATGTCTCCAATATCAGCAAACCGGTCGCTGGCCAGCCTGCGCTGCTGTCATGGGATGAAGTGATCACACTTTTCCACGAATTTGGCCATGCGCTGCACGGCATCTTTGCCGATCAGCAATACCCGGGCCTATCCGGTACGGAAACCCCGCGTGATTTCGTTGAGTTTCCCTCTCAGTTTAATGAACACTGGGCCAGTGACGAGCAGGTGTTTAAACACTTCGCTCGCCATTATCAGAGTAATGAACCGATGCCGCAGGCGCTGCACGACAAGATCATCAAAGCCAATAAATTTAATAAAGGCTATGATATGACCGAACTGCTGTCGGCCGCGCTACTGGATATGCACTGGCACAGCCTGACGGCGAATGAACCATTGCAGGATGTTGATAACTTTGAGCAAAGCGCCCTGAAACAGGATAATATCGATCTGTCAGAGGTTCCGCCACGCTATCGTTCCAGTTACTTCCAGCATATCTGGGGCAATGGTTACGCCGCCGGATATTACGCCTATTTATGGACTCAGATGCTGGCCGATGATGGCTTTGAATGGTTCCGCGAGCACGGTGGGCTGACACGCGAAAACGGCCAGCGCTTCCGCGATATGATCCTCTCGCGCGGTAACAGCAGTGATTTGCGCCAGCTGTATCACGACTGGCGTGGGCAGGAGCCGCAAATCGAGCCAATGCTGATTAATCGCGGACTAAAGTAA
- the bla gene encoding class A beta-lactamase gives MITIFTVSRRKYLLAAAGLAIVSLFSSTAVLAAQPETLAAQLSALESSANGRLGVALIDSGSSRQLSYRGDERFAMTSTFKALAAAAVLQRSVQQPDLLDKRIHYQQSDLVTYSPVTEKHLQQGMTVAELGAAAVELSDNSAGNFLLREIGGPQGITALARSLGDNQTRLDRWETALNSAIPGDLRDTSTPKAMATNLHQLALGKALPAAQQQMLIQWLKQSKTGAQSIRAGVPAGWQVGDKTGAGDYGTTNDLAILWPPQGEPLVLAVYFTQQQPQAEARRDVLASATRLVLAAWEKQ, from the coding sequence ATGATCACAATTTTTACCGTATCCCGACGCAAATATTTACTGGCCGCCGCCGGGCTGGCTATCGTCTCGCTGTTCTCATCCACAGCAGTGTTGGCCGCTCAGCCGGAAACGCTGGCTGCTCAGCTCAGTGCTCTGGAGTCATCGGCCAACGGCCGTCTCGGTGTGGCACTGATTGACAGTGGATCATCGCGTCAGCTCAGCTATCGCGGCGACGAACGCTTCGCCATGACCAGTACCTTTAAAGCGCTTGCCGCTGCCGCTGTGCTGCAACGCAGCGTGCAACAGCCCGATTTACTGGATAAGCGCATTCATTATCAACAGAGCGATCTGGTGACCTATTCGCCGGTGACGGAAAAGCATCTGCAACAGGGAATGACCGTTGCTGAACTCGGCGCAGCGGCGGTTGAGCTGAGTGATAACTCGGCGGGCAACTTTCTGCTGCGCGAAATCGGCGGTCCGCAGGGTATTACCGCACTGGCACGCAGTTTAGGGGATAATCAGACCCGTCTGGACCGCTGGGAAACCGCGTTAAACAGTGCCATCCCTGGTGATCTGCGTGATACCTCAACGCCCAAAGCAATGGCGACAAATTTACATCAGCTGGCGTTGGGCAAGGCATTGCCCGCTGCTCAGCAGCAAATGCTGATTCAGTGGTTAAAGCAGAGTAAAACCGGCGCACAAAGCATTCGCGCGGGCGTGCCGGCAGGCTGGCAAGTGGGCGATAAAACCGGAGCGGGTGACTACGGCACCACCAACGATCTGGCGATCCTCTGGCCACCACAGGGCGAACCGCTGGTACTGGCTGTCTACTTTACTCAGCAGCAGCCGCAGGCTGAAGCGCGCCGCGATGTGCTGGCCAGCGCCACCAGGCTGGTGCTGGCGGCGTGGGAAAAACAGTAA
- the hpxO gene encoding FAD-dependent urate hydroxylase HpxO, with amino-acid sequence MKAIVIGGGIGGMCAAIALKRFGIETAVYEAVKEIKPVGAAISIWPNGVKCLNWLGMKEPLRALGGPMHYMAYHDYLHGQTMTRFSINPLIESVGERPYPVARAELQAMLLDTYGRDAVQFGKRVTHIEESAAGVTAWFDDGTEAHGDLLIAADGTHSVIRQHVLGYRTERRYAGYVNWNGLVEIDSSIAPADQWTTFVGEGKRVSLMPVSGNRFYFFFDVPLPTGLKEDRSTVRDDLQRYFAGWAAPVQKLIASINPETTNRIEIHDIEPFMQLVKGRVALLGDAGHSTTPDIGQGGCAAMEDAIVLATALQTNSLGIEDALLRYQEKRAWRVKDLVLKARKRCDVTHGKEMAVTEQWYQELKQETGERILSGMCETILGGPLE; translated from the coding sequence ATGAAAGCAATCGTGATTGGTGGCGGAATTGGCGGTATGTGCGCAGCGATAGCGCTGAAGCGTTTTGGTATTGAAACTGCTGTATACGAGGCAGTGAAAGAGATCAAACCGGTCGGCGCCGCGATTTCAATCTGGCCAAATGGCGTGAAATGCCTTAACTGGCTGGGTATGAAAGAGCCACTGCGCGCGCTGGGCGGACCGATGCATTACATGGCCTATCACGACTATCTGCATGGCCAGACGATGACGCGCTTCAGTATCAATCCGCTAATCGAAAGCGTTGGCGAACGCCCTTATCCGGTAGCACGCGCGGAATTACAGGCGATGCTGCTGGATACCTATGGTCGCGATGCGGTGCAATTCGGTAAACGCGTGACCCATATCGAAGAATCAGCCGCTGGGGTGACTGCCTGGTTTGATGATGGCACTGAAGCCCACGGCGATCTGCTGATTGCGGCAGATGGCACCCACTCGGTTATCCGCCAGCACGTTCTGGGTTATCGTACCGAACGCCGCTATGCCGGTTACGTTAACTGGAACGGGCTGGTTGAGATTGACTCCTCAATTGCCCCCGCCGATCAATGGACTACCTTTGTCGGTGAAGGCAAGCGTGTCTCCCTGATGCCGGTCAGCGGCAATCGCTTCTACTTCTTCTTTGATGTGCCGTTGCCAACAGGACTGAAGGAAGATCGCAGCACGGTTCGTGACGACTTACAGCGTTATTTCGCTGGCTGGGCCGCGCCGGTGCAAAAGCTGATTGCCAGTATTAATCCGGAAACCACTAACCGGATTGAAATTCATGATATCGAACCTTTTATGCAACTGGTGAAAGGCCGGGTCGCACTGCTCGGCGATGCGGGCCACAGCACCACGCCGGATATTGGTCAGGGCGGCTGTGCGGCAATGGAAGATGCGATTGTACTGGCGACAGCGTTGCAGACCAACTCGCTGGGAATTGAAGATGCGCTGCTGCGTTATCAGGAAAAACGCGCATGGCGGGTAAAAGATCTGGTGCTTAAGGCGCGCAAACGCTGTGACGTAACCCACGGTAAAGAGATGGCAGTTACCGAACAGTGGTATCAGGAGCTGAAACAGGAAACCGGCGAACGCATTCTTTCCGGCATGTGTGAAACCATTCTCGGTGGGCCACTGGAATAA
- a CDS encoding NAD/NADP-dependent octopine/nopaline dehydrogenase family protein produces MNITIIGCGHGGQALAAHLSLARHRVTLYADEAHPGFIDGICNNTITLKGKIDGEATIAHLTKDIAAALADAEVIYLSLPTNAHLDQFRKMLPWLKSGQMVITLAGNFSGLYFYRELVLTGRKDDIYLADIASLPYACRTLYAGKIDVIDIKRSVDIAAMPSKHTGIIVNKICGHFPSELTVSESLLESGLNITSAISHPAIMLMNAGRIGEGEDEFYFYKQGISREIANIIEQLDNERRKIGRLLGFSLPGYLDIMEKFYAVKHASYYDFFTQSRVHNQQKLCPTAVSNRYLSQDVPYVMVPWHSLGLHLGYESTVMRSIIDLTSVLNNSCYYRNGRLLSEDFFCHMSSSDITQYMKTGD; encoded by the coding sequence ATGAATATCACTATTATTGGCTGTGGTCACGGGGGCCAGGCGCTGGCGGCTCATCTGTCGCTTGCCCGCCACCGGGTAACACTGTATGCCGATGAAGCCCATCCGGGTTTTATCGATGGTATCTGCAATAATACTATTACTCTGAAAGGAAAAATCGACGGTGAGGCCACCATTGCTCATCTGACTAAAGATATTGCTGCTGCTTTAGCCGACGCCGAAGTAATTTATCTCTCATTGCCGACCAATGCGCATCTGGATCAGTTCAGAAAAATGCTGCCATGGCTTAAATCAGGCCAGATGGTGATTACACTGGCCGGGAACTTTAGCGGGTTATATTTCTATCGAGAGCTGGTTCTGACGGGCAGAAAAGATGATATTTATCTGGCTGATATCGCCTCATTACCCTATGCCTGTCGCACGCTGTATGCAGGAAAAATAGATGTTATTGATATCAAACGTTCTGTTGATATTGCAGCAATGCCATCAAAGCACACCGGCATTATTGTAAACAAGATTTGTGGACATTTCCCCAGCGAATTAACCGTCAGTGAAAGTCTGTTAGAATCAGGCCTGAATATTACCAGCGCTATTAGCCATCCGGCAATTATGCTGATGAATGCCGGCAGAATAGGAGAGGGCGAAGACGAGTTTTATTTCTATAAACAAGGTATTAGCCGCGAAATAGCCAACATTATCGAGCAACTGGATAACGAGCGGCGAAAAATAGGCCGACTGCTGGGATTTTCGCTACCAGGCTATCTGGACATTATGGAGAAATTTTACGCCGTCAAGCACGCGTCTTATTATGATTTTTTTACCCAATCTCGGGTGCATAATCAACAAAAGCTTTGCCCAACCGCCGTCAGCAACCGCTATCTGTCTCAGGATGTTCCTTACGTGATGGTTCCCTGGCACAGCCTGGGTTTACATCTGGGCTACGAATCGACAGTGATGCGCTCAATTATTGATTTAACGTCGGTTTTAAATAATAGCTGTTATTACCGTAATGGCCGATTGCTTAGTGAAGATTTCTTCTGCCATATGAGCAGCAGCGATATCACGCAATATATGAAGACCGGCGATTAA
- a CDS encoding DMT family transporter, whose translation MGVFVKLAAETIPSSEVLFFRFFIGLLFILPLIVMDKGFSFSITQPVYFAIRNIAGLMSMLLMFYSLKALSVSTAMLLMNTSTFFVPLFVFLLFGEKTTFKVVFLTISGFIGVYIIALSPQEEMSPTYILIGLAGAAFAALAYTGINQLSKHHSALQIVFWFYLMSSMILPVVSGYHWVIPSWYELWLLLMVGLSGLIFQLFITRALNCRNLTAVTPFIFTGVIFATLLDWAIWNNIPAVQFWLGAAVIITSVSLLALSKKRQI comes from the coding sequence ATGGGAGTATTTGTTAAACTCGCCGCAGAGACTATTCCGTCGAGTGAAGTTCTTTTCTTCAGGTTTTTTATCGGTCTATTGTTTATCTTACCACTGATCGTAATGGATAAAGGCTTCAGTTTCAGCATCACACAGCCCGTTTATTTTGCCATAAGAAATATTGCCGGGCTGATGAGTATGTTGCTGATGTTTTATAGCCTGAAAGCACTCTCAGTCTCAACCGCCATGCTTTTAATGAATACCTCAACTTTTTTTGTGCCACTGTTTGTCTTTCTGCTGTTCGGAGAAAAAACCACGTTTAAAGTCGTGTTCTTAACCATCTCAGGATTTATCGGGGTATATATTATTGCGTTATCACCTCAGGAGGAGATGTCACCAACTTATATCCTGATCGGGCTGGCCGGCGCGGCATTTGCTGCGCTGGCCTATACCGGGATAAATCAACTCAGTAAACATCACTCGGCATTACAGATAGTGTTCTGGTTCTATCTGATGAGCAGCATGATATTGCCGGTGGTAAGTGGCTATCATTGGGTTATACCATCATGGTATGAGCTATGGCTGTTGCTTATGGTGGGGTTATCCGGCCTTATCTTTCAGCTATTTATAACCCGGGCACTAAACTGTAGAAATCTCACCGCCGTAACACCTTTTATCTTCACCGGTGTTATTTTTGCGACCTTACTGGACTGGGCGATCTGGAACAATATACCGGCGGTGCAATTTTGGCTGGGCGCGGCGGTAATTATTACTTCAGTCAGCCTGCTGGCGCTAAGCAAAAAGCGGCAGATTTAA
- a CDS encoding VF530 family protein produces MNTHASKDPLHGITLEALLNALVARYGWAELAQRININCFKSDPSIKSSLKFLRRTPWARKEVEELYIDSLNEPEAKTEIPADSPWANWKTK; encoded by the coding sequence ATGAACACACACGCCTCAAAAGATCCGTTACATGGCATCACGCTGGAAGCGTTGCTCAACGCCTTAGTGGCACGTTATGGCTGGGCCGAGCTGGCGCAGCGTATCAATATCAACTGCTTCAAAAGCGATCCCAGCATCAAGTCCAGCCTGAAATTTCTTCGCCGTACGCCATGGGCACGTAAAGAAGTGGAAGAACTTTATATTGATTCACTGAACGAGCCTGAAGCAAAAACTGAGATCCCGGCCGATAGTCCATGGGCAAACTGGAAGACTAAATAG
- a CDS encoding DUF4354 family protein — translation MKMTTIAASLAVAGFFSAANAATTDNIAVYSTVKSNGSMSIAGKTAYTKTFEVMLAKLSGDDIDLSKLCLKAYSPDNKEFKLDTVDEGLSSGLLKEGKPVKGIAMFASESDAVSQAALVKISDDCK, via the coding sequence ATGAAAATGACAACCATTGCTGCATCTCTGGCTGTAGCTGGTTTCTTCTCCGCTGCGAATGCTGCTACCACAGATAATATTGCGGTGTATTCTACAGTTAAATCGAATGGCTCGATGTCGATCGCCGGTAAAACTGCCTACACCAAAACCTTTGAGGTCATGTTGGCTAAGTTATCAGGTGATGATATTGATTTATCAAAGCTATGCTTAAAAGCTTACTCGCCAGATAACAAAGAGTTCAAACTCGACACGGTTGATGAAGGCCTGAGTTCCGGCTTGTTGAAAGAAGGAAAGCCGGTTAAAGGTATCGCTATGTTTGCATCTGAAAGCGATGCGGTTTCCCAGGCCGCGCTGGTAAAAATCTCTGACGATTGTAAGTGA
- a CDS encoding glutathione S-transferase family protein has protein sequence MLTVWGRKTSSNVQALMWCIGELGLPYQRHNVGHRYGGTDTDEFYRLNPNRTVPVLQDGCNPPLWETGAILRYLANQYATGHFWPDDLLARTEVDRWMEWSKLNIALTFTAPIFWRVARTPNELQDVEAIRLAIDQFENNLMIAEEIFTVRDYLASEHFSLADIQFGHVLYRYYDIDIKRRSLPYIEAYYKRLLKRPAYREHVAISYDELRPIT, from the coding sequence TTGTTAACGGTCTGGGGTCGTAAAACGTCATCTAATGTACAAGCTCTCATGTGGTGCATTGGAGAGTTAGGTTTACCTTATCAGAGGCATAATGTTGGGCATCGTTATGGTGGGACTGATACTGACGAATTTTATCGTTTGAATCCAAACCGTACTGTTCCTGTTCTACAAGATGGTTGCAATCCTCCATTATGGGAAACAGGGGCTATATTGCGATATCTTGCAAATCAATATGCAACAGGGCATTTTTGGCCTGATGATTTACTGGCGAGAACCGAAGTTGATCGTTGGATGGAATGGTCAAAGTTAAATATCGCACTGACATTTACAGCCCCCATCTTTTGGCGGGTTGCTCGTACACCAAATGAATTGCAGGATGTAGAAGCTATCAGATTGGCAATAGACCAATTTGAAAATAACTTAATGATTGCCGAAGAGATATTCACTGTCAGAGATTACCTGGCGAGTGAACATTTTTCATTAGCTGATATCCAATTTGGGCATGTCTTATATCGTTATTATGATATTGATATAAAGAGAAGATCACTTCCTTACATAGAAGCCTATTATAAACGCCTCCTTAAGAGACCTGCATATCGTGAGCATGTCGCTATTTCCTATGATGAACTCCGTCCAATAACTTAG